Proteins encoded within one genomic window of Ovis aries strain OAR_USU_Benz2616 breed Rambouillet chromosome 1, ARS-UI_Ramb_v3.0, whole genome shotgun sequence:
- the HSPA13 gene encoding heat shock 70 kDa protein 13 — MAGEMTILGSAVLTLLLAGYLAQQYLPLPTPKVIGIDLGTTYCSVGVFFPGTGKVKVIPDENGHISIPSMVSFTDDDVYVGYESLELADSNPQNTIYDAKRFIGKVFTPEELEAEIGRYPFKVLNKNGMVEFSVTSNETITVSPEYVGSRLLLKLKEMAEEYLGMPVANAVISVPAEFDLKQRNSTIQAANLAGLKILRVINEPTAAAMAYGLHKAEVFHVLVIDLGGGTLDVSLLNKQGGMFLTRAMSGNNKLGGQDFNQRLLQYLYKQIYQTYGFLPSRKEEIHRLRQAVEMVKLNLTLHETAQMSVLLTVEENDRKGPPTSDSGLPKDKFSPANDPHVDSMFGANLSEKKNGEGQVLFETEISRKLFDTLNEDLFQKILVPIQQVLKEGHLEKTEIDEVVLVGGSTRIPRIRQVIQEFFGKDPNTSVDPDLAVVTGVAIQAGIDGGSWPLQVSALEIPNKHLQKTNFN, encoded by the exons ATGGCCGGAGAGATGACGATCTTAG GATCAGCTGTTTTGACTCTCCTGTTGGCTGGCTATTTGGCACAACAATATTTACCATTGCCTACTCCTAAAGTGATTGGAATTGACCTTGGCACTACCTATTGTTCAGTTGGGGTATTTTTTCCTGGCACAGGAAAAGTAAAGGTCATTCCAGATGAAAATGGTCATATCAGCATACCCAGCATGGTATCCTTCACTGACGATGATGTTTATGTGGGGTATGAAAGCTTAGAGCTTGCAGATTCGAATCCTCAGAACACAATATATGATGCTAAAAGATTCATAGGCAAAGTTTTTACGCCGGAGGAACTGGAGGCTGAAATTGGGAGATACCCATTTAAG GttttaaacaaaaatggaatGGTTGAATTTTCTGTGACAAGTAATGAAACCATCACCGTTTCCCCAGAATATGTTGGCTCTAGACTgttgttaaaattaaaagaaatggcaGAGGAGTATCTTGGAATGCCAGTTGCCAATGCTGTTATTTCCGTACCAGCAGAATTTGATCTAAAGCAGAGAAATTCAACAATTCAAGCTGCTAACCTTGCAG GACTGAAGATCTTAAGAGTAATAAATGAACCCACAGCAGCAGCTATGGCCTATGGTCTCCACAAAGCTGAAGTCTTTCACGTCTTGGTGATAGATTTGGGTGGAGGAACTCTCGATGTGTCATTGCTGAATAAACAAGGAGGAATGTTTTTAACTCGAGCCATGTCTG gaAACAATAAACTTGGAGGACAAGACTTCAATCAAAGATTGCTTCAGTACTTATACAAACAGATCTATCAAACATATGGCTTCCTGCCCTCTAGGAAAGAGGAAATCCACCGATTAAGACAAGCTGTAGAAATGGTCAAGTTAAACCTGACACTTCATGAGACTGCCCAGATGTCAGTATTACTAACAGTGGAGGAAAATGACAGAAAGGGACCTCCGACTAGTGACAGTGGACTGCCAAAGGACAAATTTTCCCCAGCAAATGACCCCCATGTGGACAGCATGTTTGGAGCTAacctttctgaaaagaaaaatggagagggTCAGGTTTTATTTGAAACAGAAATATCACGAAAGCTCTTTGACACCCTTAATGAAGATCTTTTCCAGAAAATACTCGTACCCATTCAGCAAGTGTTGAAAGAAGGCCACCTGGAAAAGACTGAGATTGATGAGGTGGTCTTGGTTGGGGGCTCAACTCGTATTCCTCGAATCCGCCAAGTCATCCAAGAGTTCTTCGGAAAGGACCCCAACACGTCTGTAGACCCTGACCTGGCCGTGGTGACAGGAGTGGCTATCCAGGCAGGGATTGACGGAGGCTCTTGGCCTCTCCAAGTCAGTGCTTTAGAAATTCCCAATAAGCATTTACAGAAGACCAACTTCAACTGA